The DNA region TcaaattaaccttttttttttctttttagtctaATTATGAGTTATAGCACGAGTTGATTTTCTGAAAAAACTTGTTGGGTATGGGTATTCACAAACTGTGATTACATATAATGGAACAGCAGTATGACTGTCAACATTGTAACTATTGTAACATGGTATACTCTTGGCCAAATAAAAAGTGGTCAGAGTTGGTATCTGAGTAGTACTGGCTGGTAGGCCGGTGATACCGTTGGTCATGCTGCATTGGCGGTGGCGGCggtggcggtggtggtggtggtggtggaggtctcACACTCCGTGTGATACCTGTTACAATGTCCGCTAGTGGGGCAATTGGTGCAGGTTCTTCGAATGCGTCCAAAAGAGCATGGACAGAGCTCATGAATTTGCTCAGTCTTTCCGGTGCCAATAACCGTGCCTTGTTTGCAATAGTAGACCCAAAAAGATCAAGATAATCTTCTTTGGCAGATTTGTTTAGAAGATCAATGGTCTCATTGACTCTTTTTGTGgttttatcttctttttttttgcctaatttttttttggggggtgggactGTTATTGGCACCGGAACGACAGAGGTTTCTTGGGTTCTTGGAACATCACTTTGGTCAGCCGAAGATGTTGCACTGGAGCATATTCCCGAAGTGCCAGCGACAACAGGGATAGAGTCTTGTGAGCCCAAAGCAGATGTGTCATCAGCTGACTCAGCTGTTGAGTCCTCTACGGGGTCAGGAGCTGGAATGTTCCCTtcagtgctgtgaaaaaaaaggaatttttaagcTTCATACAATAAATTATATTCATAAGTACTGCATTCACTTTAGTTTTAACAAATCACCTTCTCAAAGTCCTGCTTGTGATCAAGAAACTTAGCTCATCATACAAGCTGAAGCTCCCTTTCACCGGGGAAGACCCGCTTTTGGACTGGCTGGTGTGAAATTTTTGGAAGCGGTCTCGCACTGAGCGCCAACGCTGTCTGACTTCTTTATCTGAAACAATAAAATATGATCAttacattccctttaaaaaaaaaaatttctgcaaggTGTTAAAAAAACttactaatttgctgctgcaggctATAGGTGTAGCTGTCATAATGCGGATAGAGGTCACATACAATCCTCGTCCAGCAATTGTCACGTGCATACTTGTCTTTATAGGCCTCATCGGCCGGGTCCCATATGGCGGGCATGTCCCTTATCTATTATGGATAACAAAATGTTATTAAAAACCTTCCACAGATGTCATAGTTAGACATTTAAAAAAAGGaagaatataaatttttttttagaaattgtaGACACACCGATAtgttatactagatggcagcccgattctaaagaatcgggagtctagaatccatatatactttatttattcaaatgtaagaataatacaattaataaataatagtaagaaagaacaaaaaatggctgcactcaccagctcttgacaattcttgacagtacggcacatttctgattggtcgctcgcggcaggcggcaaccaatcagaaaagtgccgcgcaccacgaaggcatatatctttgtccaccctgagcgggtgtaggacgctggtgacgtcacttatctccggacattatctccggacaaagccacggaagttggcacaaattgccggaagtagtattctaggcaattatatattagattttaatgttatcagtgtttacctttgaacgtttatattgtattgtcctgtcaccagccatgtgtacgattatcggccgaaagcctctctggaaccaataatcaccccatgtaaaggtatctttataagttaaagattcagaatactatgacttttatcatatcctgaacagtcaagttttttatgaaccgttaaggttttctggttgaagtaaaaaaaactctgagtgtttacagtttgaaaccataaaatgttgaaaaattatgtcattcttgagtatatcactcaatggtgctcataaacgtgtcaaatttgatctataatatactttaatatacgttactttaatctttaatatacttaagaacagggccccagacatcacacagggggtctgaaacaccgcacagtggtccaaaatatcgctgtgctctgcctggggccccatatgctgcctggggcccctgtgctctgcctggggccccatatgctgcctgggacccctgtgctctgcctggggccccatgttctgcctggggcccctgtgctctgcctggggccactgtgctctgcctggggccccatatgctgcctggggcccctgtgctctgcctggggccccatatgctgcctggggcccctgtgctctgcctggggccccataggctgcctggggcccctgtgctctacctgggaccactgtgctctgcctggggccccatatgctgcttggggcccctgtgctctgcctggggcccaatgttctgcctggggccactgtgctctgcctggggccccataggctgcctggggcccctgtgctctgcctgggaccactgtgctctgcctggggccccatatgctgcctggggcccctgtgctctgcctgtggccactgtgctctgcctggggccccatatgctgcctggggcccctgtgctctgcctgaggccccatatgctgcctggggcccctgtgctctgcctggggccccatgttctgcctggggcccctgtgctctgcctggggccactgtgctctgcctggggccccatgttctgtctggggccactgtgctctgcctggggccccataagctgcctggggcccctgtgctctgcctgggaccactgtgctctgcctggggccccatatgctgcctggggcccctgtgctctgcctggggccactatgctctgcctggggccccatatgctgcctggggccactgtgctctgcctggggccccatatgctgcctggggcccctgtgctctgcctggggccccatatgctgcctggggcccctgtgctctgcctggggcccctgtgctctgcctggggccccatgttctgcctggggcccctgtgctctgcctggggccactgtgctctgcctggggccccatatgctgcctggggccctgtgctctgcctggggccccatatgctgcctggggcccctgtgctctgcctggggcccctgtgctctgcctggggccccatgttctgcctggggccccatgttctgcctggggctcctgtgctctgcctggggccactgtgctctgcctggtgccccatatgctgcctggggcccctgtgctctgcctggggccccatatgctgcctggggcccctgtgctctgcctggggccactgtgctctgcctggggccccataggctgcctggggcccctgtgctctgcctgggaccactgtgctctgcctggggccccatatgctgcctggggcccctgtgctctgcctggggccactgtgctctgcctggggccccatatgctgcctggggcccctgtgctctgcctgggtgtaggacactggtgacgtcacttatctccggacattagctccggacattagctccggacattagctccggacattatctccggacattagctccagacattatctccggacattagctccggacaaagccacggaagttggcacaaattgcaggaagtagtattctaggcaattatatattagatgggcatttcctgaaggaaatacatggtgcttgaacagcgctaccagctttacagcagcacttttcacacacgggactggggggtgcgcttacttttgcacccggggccgggggcgcgcttacttttgcacccgggggcgaacttacttttgcacccgggggcgcacttacttttgcacccggaggcgcacttacttttgcacctgggggcgcacttacttttgcacccgggggcgcacttacttttgcacccggaggcgcacttacttttgcacccgggggcgcacttacttttgcacccgggggcgcacttacttttggggccgcacttacttttggtgggcggggctcctcggcctccgatttggttggtggggcccctcgtcctccgatttggtgggtggggaccctcggcctccgatttggtgggcggggaccctcaacctccgatttggtgggcggggcccctcggcctccgctttggtgggcggggcccctcggcctccgatttggtgggcggggtccctctgcctccgatttggtgggcggggctcctcggcctccgatttggttggtggggcccctcggcctccgatttggtgggcggggccccttatcctccgatttggtgggcggggaccctcggcctccgatttggtgggcggggcccctcggcctccgatttggtgggcgggacccctcggcctccgatttggtgggcggggcccctcggcctccgatttggtgggcggggaccctcggcctccgatttggtgggcggggaccctcggcctccgatttggtgggcggggaccctcggcctccgatttggtgggcggggaccctcagattccgatttggtgggcggggaccctcggcctccgatttggtgggcggggaccctcggcctccgatgtggtgggcggggcccctcggcctccgctttggtgggtggggccgggcccctcggcctccgctttggtgggcggggccgctcggccttcgatttggtgggcggggctcctcggcctccgatttggttggcggggcccctcggcctccgatttggttggcggggcccctcggcctccgatttggtgtgtgctctgcctggggccactgtgctctgcctggggccccatatgctgcctggggccactgtgctctgcctggggccccatatgctgcctggggcccctgtgctctgcctggggccccatatgctgcctggggcccctgtgctctgcctggggcccctgtgctctgcctggggccccatgttctgcctggggcccctgtgctctgcctggggccactgtgctctgcctggggccccatatgctgcctggggccctgtgctctgcctggggccccatatgctgcctggggcccctgtgctctgcctggggcccctgtgctctgcctggggccccatgttctgcctggggccccatgttctgcctggggcccctgtgctctgcctggggccactgtgctctgcctggtgccccatatgctgcctggggcccctgtgctctgcctggggccccatatgctgcctggggcccctgtgctctgcctggggccactgtgctctgcctggggccccataggctgcctggggcccctgtgctctgcctgggaccactgtgctctgcctggggccccatatgctgcctggggcccctgtgctctgcctggggccactgtgctctgcctggggccccatatgctgcctggggcccctgtgctctgcctgggtgtaggacactggtgacgtcacttatctccggacattagctccggacattagctccggacattagctccggacattatctccggacattagctccagacattatctccggacattagctccggacaaagccacggaagttggcacaaattgcaggaagtagtattctaggcaattatatattagatgggcatttcctgaaggaaatacatggtgcttgaacagcgctaccagctttacagcagcacttttcacacacgggactggggggtgcgcttacttttgcacccggggccgggggcgcgcttacttttgcacccgggggcgaacttacttttgcacccgggggcgcacttacttttgcacccggaggcgcacttacttttgcacctgggggcgcacttacttttgcacccgggggcgcacttacttttgcacccggaggcgcacttacttttgcacccgggggcgcacttacttttgcacccgggggcgcacttacttttggggccgcacttacttttggtgggcggggctcctcggcctccgatttggttggtggggcccctcgtcctccgatttggtgggtggggaccctcggcctccgatttggtgggtggggaccctcaacctccgatttggtgggcggggcccctcggcctccgctttggtgggcggggcccctcggcctccgatttggtgggcggggtccctctgcctccgatttggtgggcggggctcctcggcctccgatttggttggtggggcccctcggcctccgatttggtgggcggggccccttatcctccgatttggtgggcggggaccctcggcctccgatttggtgggcggggcccctcggcctccgatttggtgggcgggacccctcggcctccgatttggttggcggggcccctcggcctccgatttggtgggcggggcccctcggcctccgatttggtgggcggggaccctcggcctccgatttggtgggcggggaccctcggcctccgatttggtgggcggggaccctcggcctccgatttggtgggcggggaccctcagattccgatttggtgggcggggaccctcggcctccgatttggtgggcggggaccctcggcctccgatgtggtgggcggggcccctcggcctccgctttggtgggtggggccgggcccctcggcctccgctttggtgggcggggccgctcggccttcgatttggtgggcggggctcctcggcctccgatttggttggcggggcccctcggcctccgatttggttggcggggcccctcggcctccgatttggtgtgtgctctgcctggggccactgtgctctgcctggggccccatatgctgcctggggccactgtgctctgcctggggccccataggctgcctggggcccctgtgctctgcctgggaccactgtgctctgcctggggccccatatgctgcctggggcccctgtgctctgcctggggccactgtgctctgcctggggccccatatgctgcctggggcccctgtgctctgcctgggtgtaggacactggtgacgtcacttatctccggacattagctccggacattagctccggacattatctccggacattatctccggacattagctccggacaaagccacggaagttggcacaaattgcaggaagtagtattctaggcaattatatattagatatatatatgtgtgtgtgtgtgtgtgtgtgtgtgtgtgtgtgtgtatgtatgtatatatatatatatatatatatatatacacacactatataattgTAGGGTCCgtatttctgtccttctgtctgtcatggatattcattggtcgcggcctctgtctgtcatggaatccaagtcgctgactggtctcgccagctgcctgtcatggatgccgcgaccaatcagcgacggccacagtccgattagaccctccctactcccctgcagtcagtgcccggcacccgctccattcaagcggcaggttccagtggcaaggatggtctggcagaaggaccggcaatgacgtcacggtcatgtcaaggcggaggaaggtgagaatataatgattttttatttttaaacctgtgacatacgtggctgggcaatctactacatagttgggcaatatactatctgacttgccaatatactacgtggctggtcaatatattacatggacatgcatattctagaataccaaatgcgttacaatcgggccaccatctagtggggtaataaggggttaacgtcaccctgACATTGTAATTAGGCTGGTttgacacttgcgttttgatctgcatgcgtttttaaaaaaaacatatgtgtgaaaaaatgcatgtaaacgcggtaaaacgctgcgttttttagacgcatgcgtttttatagaaaaacacaagaaaacaagaaaaaaacaaaaaaccctaaccctacccctacccctaatcagtggccacgtatttaagtgccacgtatttaagt from Ranitomeya variabilis isolate aRanVar5 chromosome 3, aRanVar5.hap1, whole genome shotgun sequence includes:
- the LOC143818133 gene encoding uncharacterized protein LOC143818133, with protein sequence MPAIWDPADEAYKDKYARDNCWTRIVCDLYPHYDSYTYSLQQQINKEVRQRWRSVRDRFQKFHTSQSKSGSSPVKGSFSLYDELSFLITSRTLRSTEGNIPAPDPVEDSTAESADDTSALGSQDSIPVVAGTSGICSSATSSADQSDVPRTQETSVVPVPITVPPPKKKLGKKKEDKTTKRVNETIDLLNKSAKEDYLDLFGSTIANKARLLAPERLSKFMSSVHALLDAFEEPAPIAPLADIVTGITRSVRPPPPPPPPPPPPPPMQHDQRYHRPTSQYYSDTNSDHFLFGQEYTMLQ